In Sebaldella termitidis ATCC 33386, one DNA window encodes the following:
- a CDS encoding GNAT family N-acetyltransferase, which produces MDIIKLKEDEIEKLDELKKLDDEFEIPKTEEEYFIINDRDMEMGYAVLEMNEIPVLKRIFIREGYRNTGYGTKLLKYIINWLRSKDYDELIVLDHKNSNKFLERLKFVRNGDAYIRNGLSIKRKKEKKAMLVIIFNLFINIILASLRIVFGYMGNSTALIADGVNSLTDCVSNTIAVVGLKAGSKPEDEHHPFGHGKMESIMSIIIGTLIIVAASNILYENVMKLFRGEVSTQPPALLIGVSIISLIIKAGQFIFIKRNGERLNNTLLLALSKDYKSDFIISTSVVIGIFLSRQVSPMVDSVLGIAVILYIIKEGYGIIRDNSLELLDTQDKEFLEKVYNEVIREKGVENAHDFHMSKSGENIYLFMDIRVNKNMLVIEAHDLSHEISNKLKLKYKNLKDVIIHVEPVY; this is translated from the coding sequence TTGGATATAATAAAATTAAAAGAGGACGAAATAGAAAAACTTGATGAGTTAAAAAAACTTGATGATGAATTTGAAATTCCAAAAACGGAAGAAGAGTATTTTATAATAAATGACAGAGACATGGAAATGGGTTATGCAGTTTTGGAAATGAATGAAATACCTGTTTTAAAAAGAATATTTATAAGAGAAGGTTACAGAAATACCGGTTATGGGACTAAGCTTCTAAAATATATAATAAACTGGCTGAGAAGCAAAGATTATGACGAGCTGATTGTTTTAGACCATAAGAATTCCAATAAATTTCTTGAAAGACTGAAATTTGTGAGAAACGGGGATGCTTATATAAGAAACGGCCTGAGCATCAAAAGGAAAAAAGAAAAAAAAGCAATGCTGGTGATTATATTTAATTTATTTATAAATATAATTCTGGCTTCTTTAAGAATAGTTTTTGGTTATATGGGAAACAGTACCGCACTGATCGCAGACGGAGTGAATTCACTTACTGACTGTGTAAGCAATACTATAGCAGTGGTAGGTCTGAAGGCAGGAAGTAAGCCGGAAGACGAACATCATCCTTTCGGGCACGGAAAAATGGAGTCTATTATGAGTATCATAATAGGGACACTTATTATAGTGGCAGCTTCAAATATACTGTATGAAAATGTAATGAAGCTGTTCAGGGGAGAAGTAAGCACGCAGCCGCCGGCGTTACTTATAGGAGTTTCAATTATTTCCCTGATAATAAAAGCCGGGCAGTTTATTTTTATAAAGAGAAACGGAGAGAGACTTAATAATACACTTTTACTTGCTCTTTCAAAAGATTATAAATCTGATTTTATAATAAGTACATCGGTTGTTATAGGAATATTTTTATCAAGACAGGTAAGTCCTATGGTGGATTCTGTTCTTGGTATAGCAGTAATTTTATATATTATAAAAGAAGGATACGGCATAATAAGAGATAATTCGCTGGAGCTTCTGGATACACAGGATAAGGAATTTCTCGAGAAAGTCTATAATGAAGTAATAAGAGAAAAAGGCGTGGAGAATGCCCATGATTTTCATATGTCTAAATCAGGGGAGAATATTTATCTTTTTATGGATATAAGGGTGAATAAAAATATGCTGGTAATAGAAGCCCATGATTTGTCACATGAAATTTCAAACAAGCTCAAGCTGAAATACAAAAATCTTAAAGATGTAATAATACATGTAGAACCTGTGTATTAA
- a CDS encoding phosphodiester glycosidase family protein, translated as MKKIYLLILVLVLGITGIFFMKFSKKTKETSEITDTFSDNAEEKEVVYGKKIEDRGFTVYKPDLNKEIIKMYWKDENNKAYSELSKFIQENTGNKINFATNGGIYSEEYEPNGLYIENHKIISKINLADGEGNFYMQPNGVFYIQNNQPKISESKAFEYNENISYATQSGPLLIENGVINKKIGKNSESFKIRSAVGIDRENKVFFLMSSEKINFYDFSKYALDKLNCKDLLFLDGAISKMYFADEKKIPEQDYPFAVIITSEKRH; from the coding sequence ATGAAAAAAATTTATTTATTAATTTTAGTATTAGTGTTAGGAATTACCGGAATATTTTTTATGAAATTTTCAAAAAAGACTAAAGAGACTTCAGAAATAACAGATACTTTCTCTGATAATGCAGAAGAAAAAGAAGTTGTTTACGGGAAAAAAATTGAGGACAGGGGTTTCACAGTATACAAACCTGATTTAAATAAAGAAATAATAAAAATGTACTGGAAAGATGAAAATAATAAAGCATACTCGGAGTTGTCAAAATTTATTCAGGAGAATACAGGGAATAAGATTAATTTTGCCACAAATGGAGGAATATACAGTGAAGAATATGAGCCAAACGGATTATACATAGAAAATCACAAGATAATATCAAAAATAAATCTTGCTGACGGAGAAGGAAACTTCTATATGCAGCCGAACGGAGTATTTTATATTCAGAATAACCAGCCCAAAATATCCGAATCCAAAGCTTTTGAATATAATGAAAACATTAGTTATGCAACACAGTCAGGACCTCTGCTTATAGAAAACGGAGTAATAAATAAAAAAATAGGAAAAAATTCTGAATCATTTAAAATACGAAGTGCTGTAGGAATAGACAGAGAGAATAAGGTGTTTTTTCTTATGAGCAGCGAAAAGATCAATTTTTATGATTTTTCAAAATATGCATTGGATAAGCTGAATTGTAAAGATCTGCTTTTTTTGGACGGAGCTATCTCCAAAATGTATTTTGCAGATGAGAAGAAAATACCTGAACAGGATTATCCATTTGCAGTTATTATAACTTCCGAGAAAAGGCACTAG
- a CDS encoding ATP-dependent helicase: protein MSILDGLNKEQREAAEHIDGPVLILAGAGSGKTRTVTYRIAHMVREKGVSPLNILALTFTNKAAKEMKERAEALVGNDIHNLQISTFHSFSVRLLRIYGEKLGYGKNFNIYDTDDQKSLISKIMKELNVQDDSTPGKIANRISKLKEKGIDIKTIEREVDLRVPSNRVFFDIYDKYDKTLRSSNAMDFSDLILNANKLLDNSEVLERVQERYRYIIVDEYQDTNDLQYEIINKIASKYNNICVVGDEDQSIYAFRGANINNILNFERDYKNALVIKLEKNYRSTERILNAANELIRNNKSSRGKKLWTDAGKGEKIQVFNAANTFDEANFIAEEIVRKNREGVPFKDMAVLYRTNAQSRVLEEKMLLNNIKYRVYGGMQFFQRREVKDLLAYLSVINNIQDNLNFVRIINVPKRSIGDKSVAKFAEIAAQKGISLFESLKYIDEVSGLRAAAKEKLKDFYRLLTDVLENLEHMTVSEIFQEILNRTKYIDSIEDNKEDRVKNIEELMNSIREIEREYPGITLSEYLEFISLTSATDSMDDEENFVKLMTIHSSKGLEFDFVFIAGMEEGLFPGEASILNDEDLEEERRLCYVAITRAKKELRLSHASERMLWGQSSYGRPASRFIGELSQDELEFLNKKERKSELFRNTEPLKSENFKPMTDIENFNPYKKAAVDARYKIGEYVNHIKFGKGKVTGIDNKSVTVDFMTGEKKIALALADRFLKG from the coding sequence ATGAGTATATTAGACGGTCTGAATAAAGAACAAAGAGAAGCAGCAGAACATATAGACGGTCCTGTGCTGATACTGGCGGGTGCAGGAAGCGGAAAGACAAGAACAGTAACATACAGAATAGCTCACATGGTAAGGGAAAAGGGCGTATCACCTTTGAATATACTGGCTCTTACATTTACCAACAAAGCAGCAAAAGAAATGAAAGAAAGAGCAGAGGCTCTGGTAGGAAATGATATTCATAATCTGCAGATTTCTACATTTCACTCATTTTCTGTAAGACTTTTAAGAATATACGGCGAGAAGTTGGGTTATGGAAAAAATTTCAATATTTATGATACTGATGATCAAAAATCATTAATAAGTAAAATAATGAAGGAATTGAATGTACAGGATGACAGCACTCCCGGTAAAATAGCCAACAGAATAAGCAAGCTGAAGGAAAAAGGAATAGATATAAAGACAATAGAAAGAGAAGTAGACCTGCGTGTACCTTCAAACAGAGTATTTTTCGATATATACGATAAATATGATAAAACTCTGAGGTCCAGTAATGCAATGGATTTTTCGGATTTGATACTGAATGCGAATAAGCTTTTGGATAATTCGGAAGTATTGGAAAGAGTACAGGAAAGATACAGATATATAATAGTAGATGAGTATCAGGATACTAATGATCTTCAGTATGAAATAATAAATAAGATAGCATCCAAGTATAACAATATCTGTGTAGTCGGTGATGAAGACCAGAGTATTTATGCTTTCAGAGGGGCAAATATAAATAATATACTGAACTTTGAACGTGATTACAAAAATGCTTTGGTAATAAAACTTGAAAAAAATTACAGATCCACTGAGAGAATACTTAATGCAGCAAATGAACTGATCAGAAATAATAAATCCTCAAGAGGGAAGAAGCTCTGGACAGATGCAGGAAAGGGCGAAAAAATTCAGGTTTTTAATGCAGCAAATACATTTGATGAAGCTAACTTCATAGCAGAAGAAATAGTCAGAAAAAACAGAGAGGGTGTTCCCTTCAAGGATATGGCGGTTCTTTACAGAACTAATGCCCAGTCAAGAGTACTTGAGGAAAAAATGCTTCTGAATAATATAAAATACAGAGTTTACGGAGGAATGCAGTTTTTCCAGAGAAGAGAAGTAAAAGATCTTTTGGCTTACCTGAGTGTAATAAATAACATACAGGATAATCTGAATTTTGTAAGAATAATTAATGTGCCGAAAAGATCTATCGGGGATAAGTCAGTGGCAAAATTTGCGGAAATAGCAGCACAAAAGGGAATATCATTATTTGAGTCGTTAAAATATATAGACGAAGTATCAGGATTGCGTGCCGCTGCGAAAGAAAAACTAAAAGATTTTTACAGACTGCTGACAGATGTTCTGGAAAATCTTGAACATATGACAGTAAGTGAGATATTTCAGGAGATACTAAACAGAACAAAATATATTGATTCCATAGAGGATAATAAAGAAGATAGAGTAAAGAATATAGAAGAATTAATGAATAGTATACGTGAAATAGAAAGAGAATATCCGGGGATTACATTAAGTGAATATCTGGAATTTATTTCTCTTACATCTGCTACAGACAGCATGGATGATGAGGAAAATTTTGTGAAGCTCATGACAATACACAGTTCAAAAGGACTTGAATTTGATTTTGTATTCATAGCGGGAATGGAAGAGGGGCTTTTTCCCGGGGAAGCATCTATTCTGAATGATGAAGATCTGGAAGAGGAAAGAAGACTTTGCTATGTAGCAATAACAAGAGCAAAAAAAGAATTGAGACTGTCACATGCTTCCGAAAGAATGCTTTGGGGGCAGTCGAGTTACGGGCGTCCTGCTTCGAGATTTATTGGTGAATTATCACAGGATGAACTGGAATTTTTGAATAAAAAAGAGAGAAAATCAGAATTATTTAGAAATACCGAGCCGCTAAAGTCAGAAAACTTTAAACCTATGACAGATATAGAAAATTTTAATCCTTATAAAAAAGCAGCTGTAGATGCCAGATATAAGATCGGGGAATATGTAAACCACATAAAATTCGGAAAAGGCAAGGTAACAGGTATAGATAATAAAAGCGTAACAGTGGATTTTATGACAGGGGAAAAGAAAATAGCCTTAGCATTGGCCGACAGATTCTTGAAAGGATAG
- a CDS encoding lysophospholipid acyltransferase family protein, translating to MNKFKMEVVLIKGLKKILEFFPLALRFKFAEFLGMLTYYVIKKRRSLTYENLKIAFPEKSMKELKKIAKESYKTVAKNTFIPLFLTELIEKKAIETDNIQLAKELYGRGKGLILTTLHMGGFEAGFSLAKWFDVYTVFKKQKNPYLNNLMTSYREKTGAKTILKNVENGSNEKISECFRNKGLLILASDQYSNGVDIEFFGRSTKANEGNILLAMKYKAPIVLAYSVFKKDRINITFVKELEIEKIGKLRETLQYNTQKLFYDFEELIKKYPEQYMWQHNRWKI from the coding sequence ATGAATAAGTTTAAAATGGAAGTTGTATTGATAAAAGGATTGAAAAAAATTCTGGAATTTTTTCCTTTGGCACTTCGATTTAAGTTTGCTGAATTTTTAGGTATGTTAACTTACTATGTTATAAAGAAAAGAAGAAGTCTGACATATGAAAACTTAAAGATAGCATTTCCGGAGAAAAGCATGAAGGAATTGAAAAAAATAGCAAAAGAGTCTTATAAGACTGTGGCAAAGAATACTTTTATCCCTTTATTTTTAACAGAATTAATAGAAAAAAAAGCTATAGAAACAGATAATATTCAACTGGCAAAAGAACTCTACGGAAGAGGGAAAGGTCTGATCCTGACTACACTTCATATGGGAGGATTTGAAGCAGGATTTTCACTTGCGAAATGGTTTGATGTATATACTGTTTTTAAGAAACAGAAAAATCCATATTTAAATAATCTGATGACAAGCTACAGGGAGAAAACCGGAGCTAAAACTATATTAAAAAATGTGGAAAACGGATCAAATGAGAAAATTTCGGAATGTTTCAGAAATAAAGGACTTTTGATACTTGCTTCAGATCAGTATTCAAACGGGGTAGATATAGAATTTTTTGGAAGGTCTACCAAAGCAAACGAGGGAAATATACTTTTGGCAATGAAGTATAAAGCACCTATAGTTTTAGCATATTCGGTCTTTAAGAAGGACAGAATAAATATAACTTTTGTAAAAGAACTCGAGATAGAAAAAATAGGGAAGCTAAGAGAAACACTGCAGTATAATACGCAAAAACTGTTCTATGATTTTGAGGAATTAATAAAAAAATATCCTGAACAGTATATGTGGCAGCATAACAGATGGAAAATATAA